One window of the Arthrobacter sp. D5-1 genome contains the following:
- a CDS encoding helix-turn-helix domain-containing protein, which produces MNSTPDEEIGSRLQQVREGRNLSQAQALRALRAAGLVWSQGTLSKVESGLRPLRLAELPPLARAYGVNQSELMAAENPVRSALERIRVAEQTTQDAYIDLQRRYMSTAATRRSIQLIAELAEGLAGPYTVSCSSARFMEDALKDEFSEISLSGADAMEVLGIPDVEVDMEVKTWEDWIALTEPLPEDCRLSIPREFESSLTEGRINSGPLAGTEIDIVRGLGGLNHYLTAQARGKALEAKFPQVTFVPAKVDEDSSWSFWEVKQQLTITGLRETEDA; this is translated from the coding sequence ATGAACTCAACACCGGACGAAGAGATCGGCAGCCGACTCCAACAGGTACGCGAAGGGCGAAACCTCAGCCAGGCACAAGCCTTAAGGGCCCTTCGGGCGGCTGGACTAGTTTGGTCGCAGGGGACACTATCTAAGGTTGAGTCAGGCCTTCGCCCGCTGCGGTTGGCCGAACTACCTCCGCTGGCCAGAGCATACGGCGTTAATCAATCAGAGCTCATGGCCGCTGAGAATCCGGTTCGGTCCGCACTTGAGCGGATTAGGGTTGCTGAACAAACGACGCAAGACGCCTACATCGACTTGCAGAGGCGCTACATGAGCACCGCGGCCACACGGCGGAGCATCCAACTTATTGCCGAGCTAGCAGAGGGACTTGCTGGTCCGTACACCGTCTCCTGCTCATCGGCCCGCTTCATGGAGGACGCCCTCAAAGACGAATTCTCAGAAATATCTCTTTCAGGAGCGGACGCAATGGAGGTCCTTGGCATCCCTGACGTCGAGGTCGACATGGAGGTCAAGACCTGGGAGGACTGGATAGCCCTTACTGAGCCTCTTCCCGAGGACTGCAGGTTGAGTATTCCTCGAGAATTTGAGTCATCCCTGACCGAAGGTCGAATAAACTCCGGCCCCCTCGCCGGTACGGAAATTGACATAGTCCGTGGGCTTGGGGGCCTCAACCACTACCTCACAGCTCAAGCCCGCGGGAAAGCGTTGGAAGCCAAATTTCCGCAGGTAACATTTGTGCCGGCAAAGGTCGATGAAGATAGCTCCTGGTCGTTCTGGGAAGTAAAACAGCAGCTTACAATCACGGGCCTCAGGGAGACCGAGGATGCCTAG
- a CDS encoding helix-turn-helix domain-containing protein, whose product MNGAKEREATPQERHLTTQELADREGVSLQTVYTWRVHQKGPRAMRIGKYVRYRMADVLAWEEAQLDPAFRA is encoded by the coding sequence GTGAACGGTGCGAAAGAAAGAGAAGCAACACCTCAGGAGAGGCACCTAACGACGCAGGAGCTAGCCGATCGGGAGGGCGTATCCCTTCAGACCGTCTACACCTGGAGGGTCCACCAGAAGGGCCCAAGGGCTATGCGCATCGGCAAATACGTTCGCTACAGGATGGCCGATGTCTTGGCTTGGGAGGAAGCTCAGCTCGACCCCGCATTCCGGGCGTGA